A region of Streptomyces sp. NBC_01788 DNA encodes the following proteins:
- a CDS encoding toxin, producing the protein MRRKREMRRLADALIDPIQVPVPADPEVLLAALVDSVSAWRGRRVVVRREVFPPHTASGLWLEGETQDVVVVDQRAAVWHQIVIFCHEVWHMSRRQSDADAAPAAGPPRPVAARTDFSLADEQEADQFGMLMGRRLRTWLEASADPVGAEGPEHGQDLAGRIGAALNYRGIRGG; encoded by the coding sequence GTGCGTAGGAAGAGGGAGATGCGCCGGCTCGCCGACGCGCTCATCGACCCGATCCAGGTGCCCGTGCCCGCCGACCCGGAGGTGCTGCTGGCCGCGCTCGTCGACTCCGTCAGCGCCTGGCGGGGCCGCCGGGTCGTCGTCCGGCGGGAGGTGTTCCCGCCGCACACCGCCAGCGGGCTCTGGCTGGAGGGCGAGACGCAGGACGTGGTCGTCGTCGACCAGCGGGCCGCCGTGTGGCACCAGATCGTGATCTTCTGCCACGAGGTGTGGCACATGAGCCGACGCCAGAGCGACGCGGACGCCGCCCCGGCCGCGGGACCGCCCCGGCCGGTCGCGGCGCGCACCGACTTCAGCCTCGCCGACGAGCAGGAGGCCGACCAGTTCGGCATGTTGATGGGCCGTCGGCTGCGGACCTGGCTGGAGGCGTCGGCGGACCCGGTCGGCGCGGAGGGCCCCGAGCACGGCCAGGACCTCGCCGGACGCATCGGGGCGGCCCTCAACTACCGGGGGATTCGCGGCGGATGA
- a CDS encoding MAB_1171c family putative transporter, with product MSGLINYVSCGVLWLGLAVKAPDLARHRSDPYLRAICAVLGLAGFCFLLGAPPTVGAINRLSGVPNLAAPLTYASITAYSAASQVLVVHWRGGERVHRVARCWIVAYTLVLVGIAAMFALGEAPVERRTDLDTYYATTPFLAEMIVLYLVGHLCAVSVTAVSALRWARDVTGWLRAGLVVLGVGSLCGGGYSVTKLVAVVARWCGRDWSGLSTNVSPAAAGLGALLTSAGILVPLAGPRLTEWRRSRMAFARLEPLERELDDLLTRRCLRLPRPRWATPTTRLMWRQTSIHNALSYLDASFDRSLYERTHEAVLGATGDAERAEAAAWAAVIAAAVRETGVPLPGDADRLTVRVPGPAALVRVADALSAPPPATTPRIPTGPTPTSTP from the coding sequence ATGAGCGGCCTGATCAACTACGTGAGCTGCGGTGTGCTGTGGCTGGGCCTGGCGGTGAAGGCGCCCGATCTGGCCCGTCACCGCAGCGATCCGTATCTGCGCGCGATCTGCGCGGTGCTGGGTCTGGCCGGCTTCTGCTTCCTGCTCGGGGCCCCGCCGACGGTCGGCGCGATCAACCGGCTCAGCGGTGTGCCCAACCTCGCGGCGCCGCTGACGTACGCGTCGATCACCGCCTACAGCGCGGCCTCCCAGGTCCTCGTCGTCCACTGGCGGGGCGGCGAGCGCGTGCACCGGGTGGCCCGGTGCTGGATCGTGGCCTACACGCTGGTGCTCGTCGGCATCGCCGCCATGTTCGCGCTCGGTGAGGCGCCGGTGGAGCGGCGTACCGACCTGGACACCTACTACGCGACGACGCCGTTCCTCGCCGAGATGATCGTGCTGTACCTGGTGGGGCACCTCTGCGCCGTCAGCGTCACCGCGGTGTCCGCGCTGCGCTGGGCCCGCGACGTGACCGGCTGGCTGCGGGCGGGTCTTGTGGTCCTGGGGGTGGGGTCGCTGTGCGGCGGCGGGTACAGCGTCACCAAGCTCGTCGCCGTGGTCGCCCGCTGGTGCGGGCGGGACTGGTCGGGGCTCAGCACGAACGTCTCGCCGGCCGCCGCCGGGCTGGGCGCGCTGCTGACGTCGGCGGGCATCCTGGTGCCGCTGGCGGGGCCCCGCCTCACCGAGTGGCGGCGGTCCCGGATGGCGTTCGCGCGGCTGGAACCGCTGGAGCGCGAGCTGGACGACCTGCTCACCCGCCGCTGCCTGCGGCTGCCGCGGCCGCGCTGGGCCACGCCCACCACGCGGCTGATGTGGCGCCAGACCAGCATCCACAACGCGCTGAGCTATCTGGACGCGTCCTTCGACCGGTCCCTGTACGAACGGACCCACGAGGCGGTGCTGGGGGCGACCGGGGACGCCGAGCGCGCCGAGGCCGCCGCGTGGGCGGCGGTCATCGCCGCCGCCGTACGCGAAACCGGAGTGCCGCTGCCCGGCGATGCGGACCGCCTGACCGTCCGGGTACCGGGCCCGGCCGCCCTGGTCCGCGTCGCGGACGCCCTGTCCGCCCCTCCCCCCGCGACAACCCCCCGCATCCCCACCGGCCCAACCCCCACGAGCACCCCATGA
- a CDS encoding MAB_1171c family putative transporter — protein MSLVVYLAAGIFGLSATVLLRRPRTAVRNPLTMSTCAAIVLGSLVFVCSAPLTLATVNELTGIPNFGAPLTYGMLSAYSCSLLILLINWRGGPPERVRCTVLRSIAVYAPLIVAIVVLFALGDARTERLTDLDTYYANTPYLREMILLYLLGHSAATLAACALCVKWSREVTGLLRAGLRLILAGSALDVAGFQLTKYMAVVARWTGHDLDVLSTKVAPPMASLAALLCSAGFVLPRLLPAALAQARGLRDHRRLGPLWSRVRFVSTAPKPPSSWWQLPLARLQWREVSIHDALLGLAPYFDDAVRERALAAARRAGRDAHEARIAAEAAMLADAARRAAAREEPLPAPSGYRLHATEVSGTSGLVELAQTLVRTPSETASRAGTVRTTHG, from the coding sequence GTGAGTCTTGTCGTCTATCTGGCGGCCGGGATCTTCGGGCTCTCCGCCACCGTGTTGTTGCGCCGACCGCGGACCGCGGTACGGAATCCGCTGACCATGTCCACCTGCGCGGCGATCGTGCTCGGCTCGCTGGTGTTCGTCTGTTCGGCGCCGTTGACACTGGCCACCGTCAACGAGCTCACCGGCATCCCCAACTTCGGTGCCCCGCTGACCTACGGGATGCTCTCCGCGTACAGCTGCTCGCTGCTCATCCTGCTGATCAACTGGCGGGGCGGCCCGCCCGAGCGGGTGCGGTGCACAGTGCTGCGCAGCATCGCCGTCTATGCCCCGCTGATCGTCGCCATCGTCGTGCTGTTCGCCCTCGGCGACGCCCGCACCGAGCGGCTCACCGACCTGGACACCTACTACGCCAACACGCCGTATCTGCGCGAGATGATCCTGCTCTACCTGCTCGGGCACAGCGCCGCGACCCTGGCGGCGTGCGCGCTGTGCGTCAAGTGGAGCCGTGAGGTCACCGGGCTGCTGCGGGCCGGACTGCGGCTGATCCTGGCCGGCTCGGCGCTGGACGTGGCGGGCTTCCAGCTGACCAAGTACATGGCGGTCGTGGCCCGTTGGACGGGACACGACCTGGACGTGCTGTCCACGAAGGTCGCCCCGCCGATGGCCTCCCTCGCCGCGCTTCTGTGCTCGGCGGGCTTCGTGCTGCCCAGACTGCTCCCGGCGGCCCTCGCGCAGGCGCGCGGCCTGCGCGACCACCGGCGGCTGGGCCCGCTGTGGTCGAGGGTGCGGTTCGTGTCCACCGCGCCCAAGCCGCCGAGTTCGTGGTGGCAGTTGCCGCTGGCCCGCCTGCAGTGGCGCGAGGTGTCCATCCACGACGCGCTGCTGGGCCTCGCCCCGTACTTCGACGACGCGGTCCGCGAGCGGGCGCTGGCCGCCGCCCGGCGCGCGGGCCGCGACGCGCACGAGGCGCGGATCGCGGCGGAGGCGGCGATGCTCGCCGACGCCGCGCGCCGCGCCGCCGCCCGCGAGGAGCCGCTTCCGGCGCCGAGCGGCTACCGCCTCCACGCCACGGAGGTGTCCGGAACCAGCGGTCTGGTGGAACTGGCGCAGACGCTGGTCCGTACACCCTCCGAAACCGCCTCACGCGCGGGAACGGTGAGGACCACCCATGGCTGA
- a CDS encoding pyridine nucleotide-disulfide oxidoreductase, translated as MPRRAVVIGAGLAGMLAAAVLSDVVDDVVVVDRDDLPEGPEHRRGLPQGRHAHLLMAGGLAAMEELMPGGSIRQRLLAAGAREIPLGHGMVALTPEGWLRRWRHDGPRMLSCTRALLDFTVRSTVLAHTGTVIRKAQAVGLVGDARRVRGVRLAAPAAEEVLPADFVVDASGRGTRVVTWLGELGISGVRERGVDAGLVNATRVYRTPAGAEQFPLTMVQADPYAGRPGRSGMVLPIEGDRWMVSLAGSRGGEPPADPDGFLRYALDLPSPLVGRLVSGAEPLTDVYISRSTSNARRYLEKLPRWPEGFVALGDAVATYNPGYGQGMSVAALGARLLRDELRRSGPDAPGLARRVQRDAARPVDAAWAAAVGQDVWYPDSRGARPGAADRLVTVYSRRLTRAATGSYRAAAALWEVTSLRSGPERLLRPDTLLDVLNGPLLPPLSGPPLTPAERKILQELDRTNA; from the coding sequence ATGCCCCGTAGAGCTGTCGTCATCGGTGCCGGACTGGCCGGCATGCTGGCCGCGGCGGTGCTGTCCGACGTCGTGGACGACGTGGTCGTGGTGGACCGCGACGACCTGCCCGAGGGCCCGGAGCACCGCAGAGGCCTGCCGCAGGGGCGCCACGCCCATCTGCTCATGGCCGGCGGCCTGGCCGCCATGGAGGAGCTGATGCCGGGCGGAAGCATCCGGCAGCGGCTGCTGGCCGCGGGCGCCCGGGAGATACCGCTGGGCCACGGCATGGTGGCCCTGACCCCCGAGGGCTGGCTCCGGCGCTGGCGGCACGACGGGCCGCGGATGCTGAGCTGCACCCGCGCCCTGCTGGACTTCACGGTCCGTTCCACCGTCCTCGCCCACACCGGGACGGTGATCCGCAAGGCGCAGGCGGTCGGCCTGGTGGGCGACGCGCGGCGCGTGCGCGGTGTGCGCCTCGCCGCCCCCGCGGCGGAGGAGGTGCTGCCCGCGGACTTCGTGGTCGACGCGAGCGGGCGCGGGACCCGGGTGGTGACCTGGCTCGGGGAGCTCGGGATCTCCGGGGTGCGCGAACGCGGCGTGGACGCCGGGCTGGTCAACGCCACCCGCGTGTACCGCACGCCCGCCGGGGCCGAGCAGTTCCCGCTGACGATGGTGCAGGCCGACCCGTACGCGGGCCGCCCCGGCCGCAGCGGCATGGTCCTGCCGATCGAGGGCGACCGCTGGATGGTCAGCCTCGCCGGCTCGCGGGGCGGCGAACCACCGGCGGACCCCGACGGATTCCTGCGCTACGCCCTCGATCTGCCGTCCCCCCTCGTCGGCAGGCTCGTCTCCGGCGCCGAGCCCCTCACCGACGTGTACATCAGCCGCAGCACCAGCAACGCGCGCCGCTACCTGGAGAAGCTGCCGCGGTGGCCGGAGGGCTTCGTGGCGCTGGGCGACGCGGTGGCCACCTACAACCCGGGCTACGGGCAGGGCATGTCGGTGGCCGCGCTCGGCGCCCGGCTGCTGCGCGACGAACTGCGCCGGTCCGGCCCGGACGCGCCCGGTCTCGCGCGCCGGGTGCAGCGCGACGCCGCCCGGCCGGTCGACGCGGCCTGGGCGGCCGCGGTCGGCCAGGACGTCTGGTACCCGGACAGCCGCGGCGCCCGGCCCGGAGCCGCCGACCGTCTGGTCACCGTCTACAGCCGCCGTCTGACGCGGGCGGCCACCGGCTCCTACCGCGCCGCGGCCGCCCTCTGGGAGGTCACCAGCCTCCGCAGCGGCCCGGAGCGCCTCCTCCGCCCCGACACCCTCCTCGACGTCCTGAACGGCCCTCTGCTCCCGCCGCTGTCGGGCCCGCCGCTGACCCCGGCCGAACGCAAGATCCTTCAGGAGCTGGACCGGACGAACGCCTGA
- a CDS encoding SMP-30/gluconolactonase/LRE family protein, giving the protein MTGYEVAVHARAELGEGPTWDPAAGRLLWVDILSSRVHVYDPFSGRCTVRTTEQHVGAAKPRAGGGLVLNLRDGVGLVDPDDAFRWLHHDPAPGRRANDAAVAPDGSLWVGTMRYDEAPGGGTLSRLTGDGTAEVVLPAVAVSNGTAWSPDGRLMYYVDSPTRRVDVFDFDGRRITGRRPLAQVEQGAGFPDGLTVDADGCVWVALWDGGAIRRYTPDGTLDRVLALPISRPTACAFAGPGLTDLYVTTARTGLTAPHPLAGSLLVVPDAGRGLPQPAFAG; this is encoded by the coding sequence ATGACGGGCTACGAGGTCGCCGTCCATGCCCGGGCGGAGCTGGGCGAGGGCCCGACCTGGGACCCGGCGGCCGGGCGGCTGCTCTGGGTCGACATCCTCTCCTCCCGGGTGCACGTCTACGACCCCTTCTCGGGCCGGTGCACGGTCCGTACGACCGAGCAGCACGTGGGCGCGGCGAAACCCCGCGCGGGCGGCGGGCTCGTGCTCAACCTCCGGGACGGTGTGGGTCTGGTGGACCCCGACGACGCCTTCCGCTGGCTGCATCACGACCCTGCTCCCGGCCGGCGCGCCAACGACGCCGCCGTGGCACCCGACGGCTCCCTGTGGGTCGGCACCATGCGCTACGACGAGGCCCCGGGAGGCGGCACCCTGTCCCGCCTCACCGGCGACGGCACGGCCGAGGTGGTGCTGCCCGCCGTGGCGGTGAGCAACGGCACGGCCTGGAGCCCCGACGGCCGCCTGATGTACTACGTCGACTCGCCGACCCGCCGTGTCGACGTCTTCGACTTCGACGGCCGACGGATCACGGGCAGGCGGCCGTTGGCCCAGGTGGAGCAGGGCGCCGGCTTCCCGGACGGCCTCACGGTCGACGCCGACGGCTGTGTCTGGGTGGCCCTGTGGGACGGCGGCGCGATCCGCCGCTACACCCCCGACGGCACTCTGGACCGCGTGCTCGCCCTCCCCATCTCCCGCCCCACCGCCTGCGCCTTCGCCGGCCCCGGCCTGACCGACCTCTACGTCACCACGGCCCGTACGGGCCTAACCGCCCCCCACCCCCTGGCGGGCTCTCTCCTCGTTGTCCCCGACGCGGGGCGGGGCCTGCCCCAGCCCGCCTTCGCGGGCTGA
- a CDS encoding IclR family transcriptional regulator gives MGRLVPAVTRALDILELFLDGDGTLSAPDIVRGLGLPRTTVHELVTTLAARQYIVPVTGQPGRYRLGVRPYQLGSRYAEQLDLAAEGQSVARSVAETCDETVHVAILEDTDVIYIAKVDSTHAVRMVSAAGRRLPAHCTSVGKMLLASLPEAELGARIPDDAELVAMTPHSITDPATLRETLGEVRRRGVAVESRESNPDVSCVAAPVRDRTGQVVAALSISVPMIRWSEERRAELERLVAQGAAGLSERLGHRGAA, from the coding sequence GTGGGACGCCTCGTACCTGCCGTGACCCGGGCTCTGGACATACTCGAGCTCTTCCTCGACGGGGACGGGACTCTCTCCGCCCCCGACATCGTGCGCGGGCTGGGACTGCCGCGCACCACGGTGCACGAGCTGGTCACCACGCTCGCAGCCCGCCAGTACATCGTCCCCGTGACCGGGCAGCCCGGACGCTACCGGCTGGGCGTACGCCCGTACCAGCTCGGCAGCCGCTACGCGGAGCAGCTGGACCTCGCCGCCGAGGGCCAGTCGGTCGCCCGCTCGGTCGCGGAGACCTGCGACGAGACCGTGCACGTGGCGATCCTGGAGGACACCGACGTCATCTACATCGCCAAGGTGGACTCCACGCACGCGGTGCGCATGGTCTCCGCGGCCGGCCGCCGCCTCCCGGCGCACTGCACCTCGGTCGGCAAGATGCTGCTCGCCTCCCTGCCCGAGGCGGAGCTCGGCGCGCGCATCCCGGACGACGCCGAACTGGTCGCGATGACGCCGCACAGCATCACCGACCCGGCCACGCTGCGCGAGACCCTGGGCGAGGTCCGGCGGCGGGGCGTGGCGGTGGAGAGCCGCGAGTCCAACCCGGACGTCAGTTGTGTGGCCGCGCCGGTGCGCGACCGTACCGGGCAGGTGGTCGCGGCCCTGTCCATCTCGGTGCCCATGATCCGCTGGAGCGAGGAGCGGCGGGCGGAGCTGGAGCGGCTCGTCGCGCAGGGCGCTGCCGGGCTGTCCGAGCGGCTCGGCCACCGGGGCGCGGCATGA
- a CDS encoding ATP-grasp domain-containing protein: MPRIALVTCRPAPGISADLDLPVLVEALEQAGAEARAVAWDDPGADWGGFDLAVIRSTWDYSWRVAEFTEWAERCAKATRLANPVEVVRWNVDKRYLGQLGAAGVPVVPTRYVAPGDPVDLPVDHEFVIKPAFGAGARFAARYTPDERDTAVRQLARMHAEGLTAMVQPYMRRIDAGGERALQFLGGRLLHAGRKGAVLAPGIAYDERKVAHPGIAPWTPTPAELAVAESALAAVPGAPELLFARVDLVDGEDGEPRLMELELVEPNLFLRLHPESVAAVTEAILAAAAG; encoded by the coding sequence GTGCCCCGCATCGCGCTCGTCACCTGCCGGCCCGCGCCCGGTATCAGCGCCGACCTGGACCTTCCGGTGCTGGTGGAGGCGCTGGAGCAGGCCGGGGCCGAGGCCCGGGCCGTGGCGTGGGACGACCCGGGGGCCGACTGGGGCGGGTTCGATCTCGCCGTGATCCGCTCGACCTGGGACTACAGCTGGCGGGTGGCGGAGTTCACGGAGTGGGCCGAGCGGTGCGCGAAGGCCACACGGCTGGCCAATCCCGTCGAGGTCGTGCGGTGGAACGTCGACAAGCGGTACCTCGGGCAGCTCGGGGCGGCCGGGGTGCCCGTCGTGCCGACCCGGTACGTGGCTCCCGGAGACCCGGTCGACCTGCCCGTCGACCACGAGTTCGTGATCAAACCGGCGTTCGGGGCCGGCGCGCGGTTCGCCGCCCGGTACACGCCCGACGAGCGTGACACCGCCGTACGGCAGCTCGCGCGGATGCACGCCGAGGGGCTCACGGCCATGGTGCAGCCGTACATGCGGCGCATCGACGCGGGCGGGGAGCGTGCGCTCCAGTTCCTCGGCGGACGCCTGCTGCACGCGGGCCGCAAGGGTGCCGTCCTCGCCCCCGGCATCGCCTACGACGAGCGCAAGGTGGCCCACCCGGGCATCGCGCCCTGGACCCCGACCCCGGCCGAACTCGCCGTCGCCGAAAGCGCGTTGGCAGCCGTGCCCGGCGCTCCCGAGCTTCTCTTCGCCCGGGTCGACCTGGTGGACGGGGAGGACGGCGAACCCCGGCTCATGGAGCTGGAGCTGGTGGAGCCGAACCTGTTCCTCCGGCTGCACCCGGAGTCGGTGGCGGCGGTGACGGAGGCGATCCTGGCCGCCGCCGCGGGCTGA
- a CDS encoding acyl-CoA synthetase, with translation MSSLFPALTKDPGERPALRFGDRSLTYAELAAAAGAVAARVRGRSRVAVWATPGLETAVGVVGTLLAGVAAVPLNPRSGVKELGHILTDSAPPVVLAAPGDELPAALAGLERLDVDVRDVGRVPEDGAGEGDPALVVYTSGTTGPPKGAVLPRRALAATLDALADAWQWRGDDVLVHGLPLFHVHGLVLGVLGPLRRGGEVRHLGRFTTDGVARELNGGATMLFGVPTMYHRIAEALPGDPELAKALGGARLLVSGSAALPVHDHERITAATGRRVIERYGMTETLMNTSVRADGESRAGTVGVPLPGVELRLVEEDGTEIAAYDGETVGEIQVRGPNLFTEYLNRPDATAAAFTADGFFRTGDMAVRDPDGQVRIVGRKATDLIKSGGYKIGAGEIENALLEHPEVREAAVTGEPDDDLGERIVAWIVPADPHLPPGSEELADHVARRLAPHKRPRIVRFLGALPRNDLGKIMKRALPRG, from the coding sequence GTGTCCTCCCTCTTCCCCGCCCTGACGAAGGATCCCGGTGAGCGGCCCGCGCTGCGGTTCGGTGACCGGTCGCTGACGTACGCGGAACTCGCGGCGGCGGCCGGGGCCGTGGCCGCCCGGGTGCGTGGCAGGTCGCGGGTCGCGGTGTGGGCGACTCCGGGACTGGAGACGGCCGTCGGGGTCGTGGGCACGCTGCTGGCCGGGGTCGCCGCCGTACCGCTCAACCCGAGGTCGGGCGTGAAGGAGCTCGGGCACATCCTCACCGACAGCGCGCCGCCCGTGGTGCTCGCCGCGCCCGGGGACGAACTGCCCGCCGCGCTCGCGGGGTTGGAGCGACTCGACGTGGATGTGCGGGACGTGGGGCGCGTTCCCGAGGACGGGGCCGGCGAGGGCGACCCGGCCCTCGTCGTCTACACCTCCGGTACGACCGGGCCGCCCAAGGGCGCCGTCCTGCCCCGCCGGGCGCTCGCCGCCACCCTGGACGCGCTGGCCGACGCCTGGCAGTGGAGGGGTGACGACGTGCTGGTGCACGGGCTGCCGCTGTTCCATGTGCACGGACTGGTGCTGGGCGTCCTCGGACCGCTGCGGCGCGGCGGGGAGGTACGGCACCTGGGGCGGTTCACGACGGACGGCGTGGCACGCGAGCTGAACGGCGGGGCGACCATGCTGTTCGGCGTGCCGACGATGTACCACCGGATCGCCGAGGCGCTGCCCGGCGACCCGGAGCTGGCGAAGGCCCTCGGCGGGGCCCGGCTGCTGGTCTCCGGCTCGGCCGCGCTGCCCGTGCACGACCACGAGCGGATCACGGCCGCGACCGGGCGGCGGGTGATCGAGCGGTACGGGATGACCGAGACGCTCATGAACACCAGCGTGCGGGCCGACGGCGAGTCCCGCGCCGGGACGGTCGGGGTGCCGCTGCCCGGCGTCGAGTTGCGGCTCGTGGAGGAGGACGGTACGGAGATCGCGGCGTACGACGGGGAGACGGTCGGCGAGATCCAGGTGCGCGGGCCGAACCTGTTCACCGAGTACCTCAACCGGCCCGACGCGACGGCCGCCGCGTTCACCGCCGACGGCTTCTTCCGCACCGGCGACATGGCGGTGCGCGACCCCGACGGGCAGGTCCGCATCGTCGGCCGCAAGGCCACCGACCTGATCAAGAGCGGCGGTTACAAGATCGGTGCGGGCGAGATCGAGAACGCGCTCCTGGAGCACCCGGAGGTACGCGAGGCCGCCGTCACCGGGGAGCCCGACGACGATCTCGGTGAGCGGATCGTCGCCTGGATCGTCCCGGCCGATCCGCACCTCCCGCCGGGCTCCGAGGAGTTGGCCGATCACGTGGCCCGGCGCCTCGCCCCGCACAAGCGGCCCCGCATCGTCCGGTTCCTCGGCGCCCTGCCCCGCAACGACCTGGGGAAGATCATGAAGCGGGCGCTGCCCCGGGGCTGA
- a CDS encoding rod shape-determining protein translates to MSATLEQLRRCHFAVDLGAARTRVYVKGPGLVVDQPSVAAVNTRNGALIAVGEFAERMTGRTPAYIRVVRPVSGGTVVDIEMAQRMLRHLLGDGMRRTLRRKAARLRAAACTPHDADPLAQRATIETLVGLGARRVELVDTLIAAAVGCGLPVERAEATMIMVCGAAATQVAVLSLGSIVTAERIPVGGEAVDQAIVQHLRLAHALTLPSQSLRPLQIALSGNGLTPSGPASTEIHGRDVATGLARSVRIDTAAVREAILTPLTAVLDGIYKVLRVCPPDLVADLADRGIMMVGGSALLPGLDQMLREATGMPVHIAERPDVCAIQGLGAMLEGEIEPMVLNPLGA, encoded by the coding sequence ATGTCCGCCACTCTGGAGCAGTTGCGCCGCTGCCACTTCGCCGTCGATTTGGGAGCGGCCCGGACCCGTGTCTACGTCAAGGGCCCGGGGCTCGTCGTCGACCAGCCCTCCGTCGCCGCCGTGAACACCCGAAACGGGGCCCTGATCGCGGTCGGCGAGTTCGCGGAGAGGATGACGGGCCGCACCCCCGCGTACATCAGGGTCGTCCGCCCGGTCTCCGGAGGTACGGTCGTCGACATCGAGATGGCGCAGCGCATGCTGCGGCACCTGCTCGGCGACGGGATGCGCCGCACCCTGCGCCGCAAGGCGGCCCGGCTGCGGGCCGCCGCCTGCACCCCGCACGACGCCGATCCGCTCGCCCAGCGGGCCACGATCGAGACGCTCGTCGGGCTCGGCGCGCGCCGGGTGGAACTCGTCGACACGCTCATCGCCGCCGCCGTCGGCTGCGGGCTGCCCGTGGAGCGGGCCGAGGCCACCATGATCATGGTGTGCGGGGCCGCGGCCACCCAGGTGGCCGTCCTCTCGCTCGGCTCGATCGTCACCGCCGAGCGCATTCCCGTCGGCGGAGAGGCCGTTGACCAGGCGATCGTGCAACACCTTCGCCTGGCTCACGCGTTGACGCTGCCCAGCCAGTCCCTGCGGCCCCTCCAGATCGCCCTGTCCGGCAACGGGCTCACCCCGTCGGGCCCGGCGTCCACCGAGATCCACGGGCGGGACGTGGCCACCGGGCTGGCCCGGTCCGTGCGGATCGACACCGCCGCCGTACGGGAGGCCATCCTGACACCGCTGACCGCCGTCCTCGACGGTATCTACAAGGTGCTGCGCGTGTGCCCGCCGGATCTGGTGGCCGACCTCGCCGACCGCGGGATCATGATGGTCGGCGGTTCCGCGCTGCTGCCGGGCCTGGACCAGATGCTGCGCGAGGCGACCGGCATGCCGGTCCACATCGCCGAACGCCCCGACGTGTGCGCGATCCAGGGCCTGGGCGCGATGCTGGAGGGCGAGATCGAACCGATGGTCCTCAACCCACTGGGCGCGTAA
- a CDS encoding anti-sigma factor RsbA family regulatory protein: MTATAEPFGHPALFYRDEREYLRGTVPFVREGLEAGEPVAVAVPGDNLRLIEAGLGADAGSVRLLDMREVGRNPGRIIPAVLSAFADAQPPGRRVRIVGEPVWAGRTPVEYPACAQHEALINPAFEGREVTILCPYDAARLDGRALADAYATHPEVIPSGAAGQRESAAYAPEQVVDRYNEPLPPVPDALSFFFTAGTLSQVRHVAVAEGARLGPAATRLEDLALVVAELTTNSVVHAGGSGELRVWAQDGCVLCEVRDKGRLDDPLAGRRPAPREQRGGRGLLLVNLVADLVRVHTGEEGTTVRCWFAN; this comes from the coding sequence ATGACCGCGACCGCGGAACCCTTCGGCCACCCCGCCCTGTTCTACAGGGACGAGCGGGAGTACCTCAGGGGCACCGTGCCCTTCGTACGCGAGGGACTCGAGGCCGGTGAGCCGGTCGCGGTGGCCGTCCCCGGTGACAACCTCCGGCTGATCGAGGCCGGTCTCGGCGCCGACGCCGGGTCCGTACGGCTGCTCGACATGCGCGAGGTCGGGCGCAACCCCGGCCGGATCATCCCGGCGGTGCTGAGTGCCTTCGCCGACGCCCAGCCGCCCGGACGCCGGGTGCGGATCGTCGGCGAGCCGGTCTGGGCCGGCCGTACGCCCGTCGAGTACCCGGCCTGCGCGCAGCACGAGGCGCTGATCAACCCGGCCTTCGAGGGGCGGGAGGTCACCATCCTGTGCCCGTACGACGCCGCCCGGCTCGACGGGCGGGCCCTCGCCGACGCGTACGCCACCCACCCCGAAGTCATTCCCTCAGGTGCCGCCGGGCAGCGGGAGAGCGCCGCCTACGCCCCCGAGCAGGTCGTCGACCGCTACAACGAGCCCCTGCCGCCGGTGCCGGACGCGTTGTCGTTCTTCTTCACGGCGGGCACGCTGTCGCAGGTCCGGCACGTCGCCGTCGCCGAGGGCGCGCGGCTGGGGCCCGCCGCCACCCGGCTCGAGGACCTGGCCCTGGTCGTGGCCGAGCTGACCACCAACAGCGTGGTGCACGCGGGCGGTTCGGGCGAGCTGCGGGTGTGGGCGCAGGACGGTTGCGTGCTGTGCGAGGTACGGGACAAGGGCCGCCTCGACGATCCGCTGGCCGGCCGCCGCCCCGCCCCCCGCGAGCAGCGCGGCGGCCGCGGACTGCTGCTGGTCAACCTCGTCGCCGACCTGGTCCGTGTGCACACGGGCGAGGAGGGCACCACCGTCCGCTGCTGGTTCGCCAACTGA